One window of Stenotrophomonas indicatrix genomic DNA carries:
- a CDS encoding ExbD/TolR family protein, whose translation MAFSSGNSGGPMADINVTPLVDVMLVLLIIFIITAPLMSHKVKVDLPEANLVQKPDDTNDRKGPITLAVKEDGSIYWNDEEINKQTLESRLATAAQQTPQPPLNLRGDRTTKMRVINEMTKVAQEQGMLDVGFVATKEKGQ comes from the coding sequence ATGGCTTTCAGTAGTGGTAACAGCGGCGGCCCCATGGCCGACATCAACGTTACGCCCCTCGTGGACGTGATGCTGGTGCTGCTGATCATCTTCATCATCACGGCGCCGCTGATGTCCCACAAGGTCAAGGTGGATCTGCCGGAGGCCAACCTGGTCCAGAAGCCGGACGACACCAACGACCGCAAGGGTCCCATCACCCTGGCAGTCAAGGAAGACGGTTCGATCTACTGGAACGACGAAGAGATCAACAAGCAGACTCTCGAGTCGCGCTTGGCGACCGCCGCCCAGCAGACCCCGCAGCCGCCGTTGAACCTGCGTGGTGACCGCACCACCAAGATGCGTGTCATCAATGAGATGACCAAGGTCGCGCAGGAACAGGGCATGCTGGACGTCGGCTTCGTGGCGACCAAAGAGAAGGGGCAATAA
- a CDS encoding ExbD/TolR family protein has translation MAFSSGGGKGPMADINVTPLVDVMLVLLIIFIVTAPIMTYPIAVDLPQRVLNPPPQLVEPPPPIELKIDASNQVSWNNSPIGTHELQQRMEQEVQRDPTNQPELRIDASPDSEYDVMAKVLAAAKNAQMKKIGFVQQ, from the coding sequence ATGGCATTCAGTAGTGGTGGTGGCAAAGGCCCCATGGCAGACATCAACGTCACGCCCCTCGTGGACGTGATGTTGGTGCTGCTGATCATCTTCATCGTCACCGCGCCGATCATGACGTACCCGATCGCCGTGGACCTGCCGCAGCGCGTGCTCAACCCACCGCCGCAGCTGGTCGAACCGCCGCCGCCGATCGAGTTGAAGATCGACGCCAGCAACCAGGTCTCGTGGAACAACAGCCCGATCGGTACGCATGAACTGCAGCAGCGGATGGAGCAGGAGGTCCAGCGTGACCCGACCAACCAACCGGAACTGCGGATCGATGCCAGCCCGGATTCGGAGTACGACGTGATGGCCAAGGTTCTGGCCGCCGCGAAGAATGCTCAGATGAAGAAGATCGGCTTCGTGCAGCAGTAA
- the cls gene encoding cardiolipin synthase has protein sequence MLALFDSVRHWLDGIAHLGTILAVAYLLYLLALTGWIMLQKREPVATLSWILSLALLPYLGLFIYYLLGPQKVKRQRLRRGRARSGMEHYSDVCPPDADCTELAKIAQATTGLAPSTATEVTWLVDGAATYAALLEAVAQARDHVHLEYYIFNPDYAGTALRDALLERASVGVQVRLLLDAVGSSAVRQRFLQPLLDAGAEVVWFHPRQLLKPFKRPWLNLRTHRKLVIVDGRLAFTGGINITDDEDESRNPNAYRDLHMRLRGHVVRSLQLVFAEDWLYASGQDHSRFDIARLWPSDMALRGDGAIDAQVLVSGPDSGWETIHRLHVAAIQEARERVWLVTPYFVPGEAARMALTSAALGGLDVRLLVPKMSDSWFVTQAARSYFDELLHAGVKIYEYGPRMLHTKAFIADDDVCIVGSANFDHRSFRLNFELSMMISDRGRVAELSTLLQSEFERATRVHDQAGRSLWLHRLPEAFARLASPLL, from the coding sequence ATGCTCGCCCTCTTCGATTCCGTGCGCCATTGGCTTGATGGCATCGCCCACCTGGGAACGATCCTGGCGGTGGCCTATCTGCTGTATCTGCTGGCGTTGACGGGCTGGATCATGCTGCAGAAGCGCGAGCCGGTGGCCACGCTGAGCTGGATCCTGTCGCTGGCGCTGCTGCCCTACCTCGGCCTCTTCATCTACTACCTGCTGGGGCCGCAGAAGGTGAAGCGGCAACGGCTGCGGCGCGGGCGTGCGCGTTCGGGCATGGAGCACTACAGCGATGTCTGCCCGCCTGATGCCGACTGCACCGAGCTTGCCAAGATCGCGCAGGCGACCACCGGGTTGGCGCCAAGCACCGCCACCGAAGTGACCTGGCTGGTCGACGGCGCGGCCACCTATGCCGCGCTGCTGGAAGCGGTTGCGCAGGCGCGTGATCACGTGCATCTGGAGTACTACATCTTCAATCCCGACTACGCCGGCACCGCGTTGCGGGATGCCTTGCTGGAACGGGCCAGCGTCGGTGTGCAGGTGCGGCTGCTGCTGGACGCGGTAGGCTCCTCCGCCGTGCGCCAGCGCTTCCTGCAGCCCCTGCTGGATGCCGGTGCGGAAGTGGTCTGGTTCCATCCGCGGCAACTGCTGAAGCCATTCAAGCGACCCTGGTTGAACCTGCGCACGCACCGCAAGCTGGTGATCGTCGACGGCCGCCTGGCCTTCACCGGCGGAATCAACATCACCGACGACGAAGACGAAAGCCGCAACCCGAATGCATATCGCGATCTGCACATGCGCCTGCGCGGGCACGTGGTGCGCAGCCTGCAGCTGGTGTTTGCCGAGGACTGGCTGTACGCCAGTGGCCAGGACCACTCGCGGTTCGATATCGCCCGGCTGTGGCCGAGCGACATGGCCCTGCGCGGCGACGGCGCGATCGACGCGCAGGTGCTGGTCTCCGGCCCGGATTCGGGATGGGAGACGATCCACAGACTGCATGTGGCCGCCATCCAGGAAGCACGTGAGCGGGTCTGGCTGGTGACCCCCTACTTCGTACCCGGCGAAGCGGCGCGGATGGCGCTGACATCAGCAGCGCTCGGTGGCTTGGACGTACGCCTGCTGGTGCCGAAGATGAGCGACTCCTGGTTCGTCACCCAGGCCGCACGCTCCTACTTCGACGAACTGCTGCATGCGGGAGTGAAGATCTATGAGTACGGTCCGCGCATGCTGCATACCAAGGCGTTCATCGCCGACGACGATGTCTGTATCGTCGGCAGCGCCAACTTCGATCACCGCAGCTTCCGCCTGAATTTCGAGCTGTCGATGATGATCAGCGACCGTGGCCGGGTAGCAGAACTGTCTACGTTGCTGCAGTCCGAGTTCGAGCGCGCCACCCGCGTACACGACCAGGCAGGACGCTCGCTGTGGCTGCATCGGTTGCCCGAAGCCTTTGCGCGATTGGCCTCGCCGCTGCTGTGA
- a CDS encoding pyridoxine 5'-phosphate synthase: MTQLSVNVNKIAVLRNSRGGAEPDVVRAAQACLDAGAHGITVHPRPDRRHITAEDVLALSALTRARGVEFNIEGNPFAPPREGYPGLLPLCAQTRPEQATLVPDGDGQITSDHGFDFERDAQRLRPLVAELKTMGCRVSLFVDAGNPLLEQAADVGADRIELYTGPYAEAHAAGDARAMLELFATAARRAQAVGLGVNAGHDLSQDNLRDFLSVVPEVLEVSIGHALIGEALYDGLDATVKGYLALL; this comes from the coding sequence ATGACCCAGCTCAGCGTCAACGTCAACAAGATCGCCGTTCTGCGCAACTCGCGTGGCGGTGCCGAACCGGACGTGGTGCGTGCCGCCCAGGCCTGTCTGGATGCAGGGGCGCATGGCATCACCGTGCACCCGCGGCCGGATCGCCGCCACATCACCGCCGAGGACGTGCTGGCACTGTCGGCGCTGACCCGCGCGCGGGGCGTCGAATTCAACATCGAAGGCAACCCGTTCGCGCCGCCGCGTGAAGGCTACCCCGGCCTGTTGCCGCTGTGCGCGCAGACGCGCCCGGAACAGGCCACGCTGGTTCCCGATGGCGACGGCCAGATCACCTCCGACCATGGTTTCGACTTCGAGCGCGATGCGCAGCGACTGCGCCCGCTGGTGGCCGAGCTGAAGACAATGGGCTGCCGGGTGAGCCTGTTCGTGGATGCCGGCAACCCGCTGCTGGAACAGGCCGCCGATGTCGGCGCCGACCGCATCGAGCTGTACACCGGCCCGTATGCCGAGGCCCATGCTGCCGGCGACGCCCGGGCCATGCTGGAACTGTTCGCCACCGCCGCGCGCCGTGCACAGGCCGTCGGCCTGGGGGTGAATGCCGGGCACGATCTGTCGCAGGACAACCTGCGTGACTTCCTGTCCGTTGTGCCCGAGGTGCTGGAGGTCTCGATCGGCCACGCCCTGATCGGCGAAGCCCTGTACGACGGCCTGGATGCCACGGTGAAGGGTTACCTGGCACTGCTGTAG
- a CDS encoding PA0069 family radical SAM protein, whose amino-acid sequence MQHPPRNAQAAIKGRGSTSHLAGRFESTVSEAVDDGWAVDESEEFLAPRLRTEVRAETARSIISRNNSPDVGFSQSVNPYRGCEHGCSYCFARPSHAYLNLSPGLDFETKLFAKTNAPQLLRKELSKPGYVPQPIALGINTDAYQPIERKFKLTRQLIEVMLETKHPFSLITKNALVERDIDLLAPLAAENLVSVHFSVTSLDPHLSAKLEPRASAPHARLRAMKRLHEAGIPVGVMVAPVIPWINDSELEAVLEAAHDAGASTAGYVLLRLPLEVAPLFRDWLDTHHPDRAAHVMSTIQQLRGGKDYDSQFGTRMRGQGVYAELLNNRFKLARKRLGFNAQNSHWPKLDCSRFEKPLPPKVDTPQGSLF is encoded by the coding sequence ATGCAGCACCCCCCTCGCAACGCCCAGGCCGCCATCAAGGGCCGGGGTTCCACGTCCCACCTTGCCGGGCGCTTCGAAAGCACCGTCAGCGAGGCAGTGGACGATGGCTGGGCAGTGGACGAAAGCGAGGAGTTCCTCGCCCCGCGCCTGCGCACCGAAGTGCGTGCGGAGACCGCGCGCAGCATCATCAGCCGCAACAACTCGCCGGACGTCGGCTTCAGCCAGTCGGTGAATCCGTATCGCGGCTGCGAGCATGGCTGTTCCTACTGCTTCGCGCGCCCCTCGCATGCCTATCTGAACCTGTCGCCTGGCTTGGACTTCGAGACCAAGCTGTTTGCCAAGACCAACGCGCCGCAACTGCTGCGCAAGGAACTGTCGAAGCCGGGCTACGTGCCGCAACCGATCGCGCTGGGCATCAACACCGACGCGTACCAGCCGATTGAACGCAAGTTCAAGCTGACCCGTCAGCTGATCGAAGTGATGCTGGAGACGAAGCATCCGTTCTCGCTGATCACCAAGAACGCGCTGGTCGAGCGCGATATCGATCTGCTTGCACCGCTGGCGGCGGAGAACCTGGTCAGCGTGCATTTCTCGGTGACCTCGTTGGATCCGCACCTGTCGGCGAAACTGGAGCCGCGTGCCTCGGCACCCCATGCGCGCCTACGTGCGATGAAGCGCCTGCATGAAGCGGGCATTCCCGTCGGTGTGATGGTGGCGCCGGTGATTCCGTGGATCAATGACAGCGAACTGGAAGCTGTTCTGGAGGCTGCGCACGATGCCGGTGCCAGTACTGCAGGCTACGTGCTGCTGCGCTTGCCGCTGGAAGTGGCGCCGTTGTTCCGCGACTGGCTCGATACTCATCATCCGGATCGCGCCGCGCACGTGATGAGCACCATCCAGCAGCTGCGCGGCGGCAAGGATTACGACAGTCAGTTCGGCACGCGCATGCGCGGGCAGGGCGTGTATGCGGAGCTGTTGAACAACCGCTTCAAGCTGGCGCGCAAGCGGCTGGGCTTCAACGCGCAGAACAGCCACTGGCCGAAGCTGGATTGCAGCCGGTTCGAGAAGCCGTTGCCGCCGAAGGTGGATACGCCGCAGGGCAGTCTGTTCTAG
- a CDS encoding 2OG-Fe(II) oxygenase has protein sequence MHEPGPVDFIEVIHNAVPSDVCAAIVARMRASQGLKPGAVGSGVFPELKHSKDLRISGVDGWQDVDQQLQQAVFAGLQTYLRRYPQALIAPLMLQIQDSNGQPRRLSAEDFPDMAPEQLADLARTCLRPGAINLQWYAAGEGGYPYWHCELYPKDAQAETLHRHLLWTLYLNDDFDEGETEFLFQGRKIAPRTGSLLIAPTAFTHTHRGNRPQGGDKFIATSWILFQSAQKLFGGG, from the coding sequence ATGCACGAGCCGGGCCCTGTCGATTTCATCGAGGTCATCCACAACGCCGTCCCCAGCGACGTGTGCGCTGCGATCGTCGCGCGCATGCGTGCAAGCCAGGGCCTGAAACCCGGCGCAGTGGGCAGCGGTGTGTTCCCGGAACTCAAGCACAGCAAGGATCTGCGGATCAGCGGCGTGGATGGCTGGCAGGATGTGGACCAGCAGCTGCAGCAGGCGGTTTTTGCCGGTCTGCAGACTTATCTACGCCGTTATCCACAGGCATTGATCGCGCCGCTGATGTTGCAGATCCAGGACAGCAACGGCCAGCCGCGACGTCTGTCGGCCGAGGATTTTCCCGACATGGCGCCGGAGCAGCTCGCGGATCTGGCGCGCACCTGCCTGCGCCCCGGCGCGATCAACCTGCAGTGGTACGCAGCGGGCGAGGGCGGTTACCCATACTGGCACTGCGAGCTGTACCCGAAGGACGCGCAGGCCGAGACGCTGCACCGCCACCTGCTGTGGACGTTGTATCTCAACGACGACTTCGACGAAGGCGAAACCGAGTTCCTGTTCCAGGGCCGGAAGATCGCGCCGCGTACCGGCAGTCTGTTGATCGCGCCGACGGCGTTTACTCATACCCATCGTGGGAATCGGCCGCAGGGGGGCGACAAGTTCATCGCCACCAGCTGGATCCTGTTCCAGAGTGCGCAGAAGTTGTTCGGTGGCGGCTGA
- a CDS encoding class 1 fructose-bisphosphatase yields MSRTSLTRFLIQQQHAGRINADLRQLIAVVARACTSISIAVSKGALGGVLGEAGTGNVQGEAQKKLDVISNEILLEANAWGGHLAACASEEMDHSQPVPDIYPRGDFLLLFDPLDGSSNIDVNVSVGTIFSVLRCPTNVELPGDDAFLQPGSKQIAAGYCIYGPSTQLVLTVGHGTHAFTLDRETGEFLLTTENMQIPAATQEFAINMSNQRHWEAPMQAYVEDLLAGKDGPRGKNFNMRWIASMVADVHRILTRGGIFIYPWDKKEPGKAGKLRLMYEANPMGLLVEQAGGAAWTGRERIIDVQPDQLHQRVPVFLGSREEVAEAVRYHQEHDAKSV; encoded by the coding sequence ATGTCCCGTACCTCGTTGACCCGCTTCCTGATCCAGCAGCAGCACGCCGGCCGCATCAACGCCGACCTGCGCCAGCTGATCGCGGTCGTCGCCCGCGCCTGCACCAGCATCTCCATCGCCGTCAGCAAGGGCGCCCTCGGTGGCGTGCTCGGCGAGGCCGGCACCGGCAACGTGCAGGGCGAAGCGCAGAAGAAGCTGGATGTCATCAGCAACGAGATCCTGCTGGAAGCCAACGCCTGGGGCGGTCACCTCGCTGCCTGTGCGTCGGAGGAAATGGACCACAGCCAGCCGGTGCCGGACATCTACCCGCGTGGCGATTTCCTGCTGCTGTTCGATCCCCTTGATGGCAGCTCCAACATCGACGTCAACGTCTCCGTCGGCACCATCTTCTCGGTGCTGCGTTGCCCGACCAACGTCGAACTGCCTGGCGATGACGCCTTCCTGCAGCCGGGCAGCAAGCAGATCGCCGCCGGCTACTGCATCTACGGGCCCAGCACGCAGCTGGTGCTGACTGTCGGCCACGGTACCCACGCTTTCACCCTCGACCGCGAAACCGGCGAGTTCCTGCTGACCACCGAGAACATGCAGATCCCGGCGGCCACCCAGGAGTTCGCCATCAACATGTCCAACCAGCGGCACTGGGAAGCGCCGATGCAGGCCTATGTGGAAGATCTGCTGGCCGGCAAGGACGGCCCGCGCGGCAAGAACTTCAACATGCGCTGGATCGCCAGCATGGTCGCCGACGTGCATCGCATCCTGACCCGCGGCGGCATCTTCATCTACCCGTGGGACAAGAAGGAACCGGGCAAGGCTGGCAAGCTGCGCCTGATGTACGAAGCCAACCCGATGGGCCTGCTGGTGGAGCAGGCGGGCGGCGCTGCCTGGACCGGTCGCGAGCGCATCATCGACGTGCAACCCGACCAGCTGCACCAGCGCGTGCCGGTGTTCCTCGGTTCGCGCGAAGAGGTCGCCGAGGCCGTGCGTTATCACCAGGAGCATGACGCGAAGAGCGTCTGA
- a CDS encoding aromatic amino acid transaminase: protein MSFFANVELVPGDPILGLTEAYNADSRPTKVNLGVGIYYDESGRIPLLRAVKQIEQQLANEAKPRGYLPIDGLPAYTQATRELVFGKDSPLLAAGRVTTAQTVGGSGALRVGADVLKKLLPHATVALSNPSWENHRAVFSAAGFEVVDYTYFDPTTHGVNFDGLLADLGKLEAGTVVLLHACCHNPTGADLTVSQWKQVAQLLKDRQLFPFIDMAYQGFDKGIEQDGAAVRIIAEAGIDSFIVANSYSKSFSLYGERVGALSMVAPTAADAKAVQSQVKRVIRTIYSSPSTHGAALVAGVLTNPELRAMWEQELTEMRERIHALRQGLVEKLAAAGAPQFGFINEQAGMFSYSGLSREQVERLRDEFGIYAVGTGRICVAALNQNNLEYVAKAVATVAKG, encoded by the coding sequence GTGTCCTTCTTTGCAAACGTGGAACTGGTCCCAGGCGACCCGATCCTGGGCCTGACCGAGGCGTACAACGCCGACAGCCGCCCGACCAAGGTCAACCTGGGTGTGGGCATCTACTACGACGAGAGCGGCCGCATTCCGCTGCTGCGCGCCGTCAAGCAGATCGAGCAGCAGCTCGCCAACGAAGCCAAACCGCGCGGCTACCTGCCGATCGATGGCCTGCCGGCATACACCCAGGCTACCCGTGAGCTGGTGTTCGGCAAGGATTCGCCGCTGCTGGCTGCCGGCCGCGTCACCACCGCACAGACCGTCGGTGGCAGCGGTGCGCTGCGCGTCGGCGCCGACGTGCTGAAGAAGCTGCTGCCGCACGCCACCGTCGCGCTGAGCAACCCGAGCTGGGAAAACCACCGCGCGGTGTTCAGCGCCGCTGGTTTCGAGGTGGTGGATTACACCTACTTCGACCCGACCACCCATGGCGTCAACTTCGACGGCCTGCTGGCCGACCTGGGCAAGCTGGAAGCGGGCACCGTGGTGCTGCTGCACGCCTGCTGCCACAACCCCACCGGCGCCGACCTCACCGTCAGCCAGTGGAAGCAGGTCGCACAGCTGCTGAAGGACCGCCAGCTGTTCCCCTTCATCGACATGGCCTACCAGGGCTTCGACAAGGGCATCGAGCAGGACGGCGCCGCGGTGCGCATCATCGCCGAGGCCGGCATCGACAGCTTCATCGTCGCCAACTCGTACTCCAAGTCGTTCTCGCTGTATGGCGAGCGCGTGGGTGCGCTGTCGATGGTGGCGCCGACCGCCGCTGACGCCAAGGCCGTGCAGTCGCAGGTCAAGCGCGTGATCCGCACGATCTACTCCAGCCCGTCCACCCACGGTGCTGCACTGGTTGCCGGTGTGCTGACCAACCCGGAACTGCGCGCGATGTGGGAGCAGGAACTGACCGAGATGCGCGAGCGCATCCACGCCCTGCGCCAGGGCCTGGTCGAGAAGCTGGCCGCCGCCGGCGCCCCGCAGTTCGGCTTCATCAACGAGCAGGCGGGCATGTTCTCGTACTCCGGCCTGAGCCGCGAACAGGTCGAGCGCCTGCGCGACGAGTTCGGCATCTACGCCGTCGGCACCGGCCGCATCTGCGTGGCCGCGCTGAACCAGAACAACCTGGAATACGTCGCCAAGGCCGTGGCCACCGTCGCCAAGGGCTGA
- a CDS encoding TonB-dependent receptor family protein, producing MNPAARRHCLPLSALLLSPLAVAAAPSPAALPAVQVQAARVPGVDPFALPASLDTVWIDADRTGPNAQLSEALGGVPGLLARDRQNFAQDTQLSIRGFGARSTFGVRGVRVLIDGVPATMPDGQGQLSHASLLGAERIEVLRGPFSALYGNSSGGVLQVWSAQGQAGDPWRVRVNAGADNTLSVGGQLRGAGKGIDYNVAANHFSTDGWRDHSRARRESLNARLGTEFAGGRLELLHNALHAPNAQDPLGLTRAQVAADPRQATAVAHQYNTRKSVRQQQAGLRWAREAGAQRWQLMGYAGQRAVIQYLPIPPGPQANPLHAGGVIDLDSGYGGLDARWGWNGDLWGRPLDLVVGVNADRQRQHRTGYENFVGTTVGVRGRLRRDQIDIVQNVDQFAQAWWQWSPRWSLLAGVRHSAVRFESGDRYIVGRNPDDSGRRRYQATTPVAGVSFEASPQWRLHAAIGRGFETPTFNELGYRTDGQAGLALDLAAARSRSLEVGSKWHAQDGRQLDISLFRADTDDELAVASNTNGRSTYRNIGRTRRQGVELQYRQPLAEQLELQLAWTWLQAQVRSSYLACAASNCAVPDTVVAAGSRLPGVPRQQAYARLQWSPGDWQWALEAAASSDVVVNDIATERAPGYALLNLEAGRSWGLQAGELRAFARIDNALDQRYIGSVIVNDGNGRFFEPGPDRRASVGLQWSWR from the coding sequence ATGAATCCCGCCGCACGACGTCATTGCCTGCCGCTGTCCGCCCTGCTGCTGTCGCCCTTGGCGGTGGCGGCCGCGCCCTCGCCGGCCGCCCTGCCGGCTGTGCAGGTGCAGGCTGCGCGGGTGCCGGGCGTGGATCCCTTTGCCCTGCCCGCCAGCCTGGATACGGTGTGGATCGACGCCGACCGTACCGGCCCCAACGCGCAGCTGTCCGAGGCGCTGGGCGGGGTGCCGGGCCTGCTGGCCCGTGACCGGCAGAACTTCGCGCAGGACACCCAGCTGTCGATCCGTGGCTTCGGCGCCCGCTCGACCTTCGGCGTGCGCGGGGTGCGGGTGCTGATCGACGGCGTACCGGCGACCATGCCCGATGGGCAGGGCCAACTGTCGCACGCCAGCCTGCTCGGTGCCGAGCGCATCGAGGTGCTGCGCGGGCCGTTCTCGGCGCTGTACGGCAATTCGTCCGGGGGCGTGCTGCAGGTGTGGAGCGCGCAGGGCCAGGCCGGTGACCCGTGGCGGGTGCGGGTGAATGCCGGCGCCGACAACACGCTCAGCGTCGGCGGGCAGCTGCGCGGGGCGGGAAAGGGCATCGACTACAACGTGGCCGCCAACCATTTCAGCACCGACGGTTGGCGTGACCACAGCCGTGCGCGCCGCGAGTCGTTGAACGCGCGCCTGGGCACCGAGTTCGCTGGCGGCCGCCTGGAACTGCTGCACAACGCGCTGCACGCGCCCAACGCGCAGGACCCGCTGGGCCTGACCCGCGCGCAGGTGGCGGCCGATCCGCGCCAGGCCACGGCGGTGGCCCACCAGTACAACACCCGCAAATCAGTGCGCCAGCAGCAGGCCGGCCTGCGTTGGGCCCGTGAAGCCGGTGCGCAGCGCTGGCAGCTGATGGGCTATGCCGGGCAGCGCGCGGTGATCCAGTACCTGCCGATTCCGCCGGGACCGCAGGCCAACCCATTGCACGCCGGTGGCGTGATCGACCTGGATAGCGGCTACGGCGGGCTGGACGCGCGCTGGGGCTGGAACGGCGATCTGTGGGGCCGCCCGCTGGATCTGGTAGTGGGCGTGAATGCCGATCGCCAGCGCCAGCACCGCACCGGCTATGAGAACTTCGTCGGCACCACCGTGGGGGTACGCGGCCGCCTGCGTCGCGACCAGATCGACATCGTGCAGAACGTGGACCAGTTCGCCCAGGCGTGGTGGCAATGGAGCCCGCGCTGGTCGCTGCTGGCCGGGGTGCGCCACAGCGCGGTGCGCTTCGAATCGGGTGATCGCTACATCGTCGGGCGCAACCCGGACGACAGTGGTCGCCGTCGCTACCAGGCCACCACGCCGGTGGCGGGTGTCAGCTTCGAGGCAAGCCCGCAGTGGCGCCTGCACGCGGCGATCGGGCGTGGCTTTGAAACGCCGACATTCAACGAGCTGGGCTACCGCACCGACGGTCAGGCCGGGCTGGCGCTGGATCTTGCGGCCGCCCGCAGCCGCAGCCTGGAAGTGGGCAGCAAGTGGCACGCGCAGGATGGAAGACAGCTGGATATCAGCCTGTTCCGTGCAGATACCGACGATGAGTTGGCCGTTGCCAGCAATACCAACGGCCGCAGCACTTACCGCAACATCGGCCGCACCCGCCGCCAAGGTGTGGAGCTGCAGTACCGGCAGCCGTTGGCCGAACAGCTGGAGCTGCAGCTGGCCTGGACCTGGCTGCAGGCGCAAGTGCGCTCGTCCTACCTGGCCTGTGCGGCCAGCAACTGTGCCGTGCCCGACACCGTGGTTGCCGCCGGCAGCCGCCTCCCCGGCGTGCCCCGGCAGCAGGCGTATGCGCGCCTGCAATGGTCGCCGGGGGACTGGCAGTGGGCGCTGGAAGCTGCCGCCAGCAGCGACGTGGTGGTGAACGACATCGCCACCGAGCGCGCCCCGGGATACGCGCTGCTGAACCTGGAGGCCGGGCGCAGCTGGGGGCTGCAGGCCGGTGAGCTGCGTGCATTCGCGCGTATCGACAACGCGCTGGACCAGCGCTACATCGGCTCGGTGATCGTCAACGATGGCAACGGCCGGTTCTTCGAACCGGGGCCGGACCGCCGCGCCAGCGTGGGCCTGCAGTGGTCATGGCGCTGA
- a CDS encoding Ku protein — MARPIWTGTLSFGLLNVPVSLMSGERKVDLHFRMLDSRDRKPIRFERVNADTGEEVPWKDIVKAFEYDKGSYVVLEEDDIRSAAPESHETVEVETFVDATQIDPRYYEKPYLLVPGKKAEKGYVLLRETLRNTGKVGIARVVVRTREYLCAVMPNDDALVLMILRYPQELVEPDDYKLPSGKLADYRITSKETAMAEQLIESMAGDWDPSQYHDEFRERLQQVLNKRIKSKGGTTKVEDEPAPREDATTNVVDFMSLLQKSLDANKRTPAKKATAGKAAARKTAAKKAPAKKAAKKAAKKAAKKTAARRKAG, encoded by the coding sequence ATGGCCCGTCCGATCTGGACCGGTACGCTTTCCTTCGGTCTGCTCAACGTACCGGTCTCGCTGATGTCCGGTGAACGCAAGGTCGACCTGCACTTCCGCATGCTGGATTCGCGCGACCGCAAACCGATCCGCTTCGAACGGGTCAACGCGGACACCGGCGAGGAAGTGCCGTGGAAGGACATCGTCAAAGCCTTCGAGTACGACAAGGGCAGCTACGTCGTGCTGGAGGAAGATGATATCCGTTCGGCGGCGCCGGAGAGCCATGAAACGGTGGAGGTGGAGACCTTCGTCGACGCCACGCAGATCGATCCACGCTACTACGAAAAACCCTATCTGCTGGTGCCAGGTAAAAAGGCCGAGAAAGGTTACGTGCTGCTGCGGGAAACACTGCGAAACACCGGCAAGGTTGGTATCGCACGGGTGGTGGTGCGCACGCGCGAGTATCTGTGCGCGGTGATGCCCAACGACGACGCACTGGTGCTGATGATCCTGCGTTATCCACAGGAACTGGTCGAGCCTGATGACTACAAGCTGCCCAGTGGAAAGCTCGCCGATTACCGCATCACCAGCAAGGAGACGGCGATGGCCGAGCAGCTGATCGAGTCGATGGCCGGGGATTGGGATCCGTCGCAGTACCACGATGAGTTCCGCGAACGCCTGCAGCAGGTGCTGAACAAGCGCATCAAGTCCAAGGGCGGCACGACGAAGGTAGAAGACGAGCCGGCACCGCGCGAAGATGCCACCACCAACGTGGTGGACTTCATGTCGTTGCTGCAGAAGAGCCTGGATGCCAACAAGCGCACGCCGGCAAAGAAGGCGACAGCGGGCAAGGCAGCGGCCAGGAAGACCGCGGCGAAGAAGGCACCGGCAAAGAAGGCGGCCAAGAAGGCGGCCAAGAAGGCCGCAAAGAAAACTGCCGCGCGACGCAAGGCAGGTTGA